The genomic DNA GAGCCAATTTTAGGGCATGGTTCATCCATTTCTGATGTTTTAGATATTCATTCTGCATTGGGTATTGGGTTATTGTTATTATTCTTCCCTTAACTCCCCATCACCCCATCACCCCATCACCTAACCCCAGGCAGGATGAGCTAATAAAGAAGCCATAACTCTGACTCCGCGTAGTTGATTAGAGAGGGGTAAATGACCTCTAGGGGCGCTTAAATCCCATGTAAACTCTCCAGGGTAGCGAGTCCACTTATTACCGTCTTTCCAGCCGATTTTGGGCCATAAGCTTTCCCAGTTCCTACCCAGTCCCATCCAAATTTCTCGCTGTACAGAAAAGCCAAATTTACCTTCTGAGTGAACTAACCAAAGATGATCAATTGTTTGCAAATCTTGAACAGGAAAATTTTCAACCTCAGTAAAATACAACCATTTTCTTTGGACTGCTTGTGATCCTGCCATTGCACACATTTTTTGGATAGTCAACAGATCAGCAGCTTGAAATTCTTGCTGGATTAGAGATTGTTGCAAAGAATTGTAACTGATCCCGCAGTCGGATTTTAGAGGTACAATTCCTTCAGGAAAGTTAGTTTCTAGAAATTCCTTAGCTGTAGGTGCATCAGAGTTGTAGACTACTTGGTAAGCTTTGCCATCAATCCAAGTTGCTGGAGTGTCACGACGTTTCAGTAGGAATTCCTGCAACACCTCTAATCCTTCATTACCCAAGTCAGCTAACTGTGGGATGATTTGTTGTTGGACTTTTTGTGACCCAGCGATTAATTTTTGGCGCAGGGAGTCTATGTCATTAGCAGTGCCTGATACAATCATTGGGTCTGTCATGCCATTACTCTTGTTAGCGTTTCAGTGAATAAAGAAAAGGAATCAGCTATTGGGCATTCTACAAAATGAAGCACAAATAGCGAAATGTAGTTTACTATTTTTGACTGTAGAAAACAGCGGCGATGTAACTGAAATCCAAGCCTGAGCTACCAATAATGTACCAGGTAAACCAGGGGATAGTCTGCGCCTCAAAGGGGAGAGTGGGTGAGGGGGAGATGGGGTGAGGGGGAGAAAAATGAGAAATTAGTCCTTTATTCCCCTGCTTCCTGCTCCCTGTCTCTTCTGACTCCTTGATATTTTATTTGGAATGTGTGAATTATGTACGAAAAGATTACCCCCCCAACGACTGGCGAAAAAATTACCTTCAAGAATGGTGAACCTGTTGTTCCTGAAAATCCCATTATTCCCTTTATTCGTGGTGATGGTACGGGTGTAGATATTTGGCCAGCTACGGAAAAGGTAATTGATGCTGCGGTCAATCAAGCATACAAGGGTAAAAAGAAGATTAGCTGGTTTAAGGTTTATGCTGGGGATGAAGCCTGTGATTTATACGGTACTTATCAGTATTTACCCCAGGATACTCTGACAGCAATTAAGGAATATGGGATTGCTATCAAAGGCCCTTTGACTACTCCTGTGGGTGGTGGGATTCGCTCTTTGAATGTGGCTTTACGGCAAATTTTTGACTTGTATGCCTGTGTCCGTCCTTGTCGTTATTATGCAGGAACTCCTTCTCCACACAAGAATCCCGAAAAATTGGATGTGATTGTTTACCGGGAAAATACGGAAGATATTTATTTGGGGATTGAATGGAAACAGGGTAGTGAAATAGGCGATCGCCTCATTTCTATTCTCAACAATGAACTTATTCCCGCTACCCCAGAACATGGTAAAAAGCAAATTCCCCTCGACGCAGGTATAGGAATTAAGCCCATTAGCAAAAGCGGTTCACAACGTTTAGTTAGACGTGCCATCAAGCACGCTTTACAATTGCCCAAAGCCAAGCAACAAGTGACATTGGTGCATAAGGGTAACATCATGAAATACACAGAAGGTGCTTTCAGAGATTGGGGTTATGAATTAGCAACCAGTGAATTTCGTCATGAAACAGTCACAGAAAGGGAATCTTGGATCTTAGGAAATAAGGAGAAAAACCCCAATATTTCCGTAGAAGAAAACGCCAGAATGATCGATCCTGGTTTTGATGGTTTAACTGCTGAGAAAAAAGCCCAAATTGTCAAAGAAGTGGAAACAGTTCTCAATGACATTTGGACAACTCATGGGAATGGGAAATGGAAGGAAAAGATCATGGTCAATGATCGCATTGCTGATAGTATTTTCCAACAAATTCAAACCCGTCCAGATGAGTATTCTATCCTCGCCACAATGAACCTCAACGGTGACTATTTATCTGATGCTGCTGCGGCGATAGTTGGCGGTTTAGGCATGGGGCCAGGAGCAAATATTGGTGATTCCTGCGCGATTTTTGAAGCTACTCATGGCACAGCACCAAAACACGCAGGACTAGATAAAATTAACCCCGGTTCTGTAATTCTTTCGGCTGTGATGATGTTGGAATTTATGGGATGGCAAGAAGCCGCAGATTTGATTAAGAAGGGCCTAGGTACTGCCATTGCTAATGGTGAAGTTACCTATGACTTAGCGCGGATGATTGAACCACCTGTAAAACCTTTGAAATGTTCTGAATTTGCTGAGGCAATTATCAAACATTTTGGTTAATTTTGGTTAATTACTGTTAAATAGAGGGGCGGGTTTTTCCCGTCCTATTTGTCAGAATCAGGATTTCCAGGATTAAAGGATGAACAGGATTGATAACTGGTATAAAAATCATGTTTAAGTCATAATATTAATATATCCTAATCAGAAGAATAGATATTTTTATGGTGATTACTCCTTTCCAACTCAACCTAAACACAGTTGATTTGTCCGATGAACAATTTTATCAACTATGTCAAAAAAACCAAGATTTACAATTTGAACTGACATCTACCGGAGAATTAATAATTATGCCACCAGTCGGAGGAGAAAGCGGTAACAGAGAAGCAGATTTAATTACTGATGTAAACATCTGGAATCGCCAAACAAAACTAGGTTACACCTTTAGTTCTTCCACTATCTTTAAATTACCAAATGGTGCTAAACGTTCACCTGATGCAGCTTGGATAAAAAAAGAAAGATGGGAAGCACTGACACCAGAACAAAAACGTAAATTTCCTCCTATTGTACCAGATTTTGTGATTGAATTAAGGTCAGCAACAGATAATTTAGAAACTCTGCATTCTAAAATGCAAGAATATATGGATGCAGGAGT from Okeanomitos corallinicola TIOX110 includes the following:
- a CDS encoding GUN4 domain-containing protein, whose translation is MTDPMIVSGTANDIDSLRQKLIAGSQKVQQQIIPQLADLGNEGLEVLQEFLLKRRDTPATWIDGKAYQVVYNSDAPTAKEFLETNFPEGIVPLKSDCGISYNSLQQSLIQQEFQAADLLTIQKMCAMAGSQAVQRKWLYFTEVENFPVQDLQTIDHLWLVHSEGKFGFSVQREIWMGLGRNWESLWPKIGWKDGNKWTRYPGEFTWDLSAPRGHLPLSNQLRGVRVMASLLAHPAWG
- a CDS encoding NADP-dependent isocitrate dehydrogenase, which encodes MYEKITPPTTGEKITFKNGEPVVPENPIIPFIRGDGTGVDIWPATEKVIDAAVNQAYKGKKKISWFKVYAGDEACDLYGTYQYLPQDTLTAIKEYGIAIKGPLTTPVGGGIRSLNVALRQIFDLYACVRPCRYYAGTPSPHKNPEKLDVIVYRENTEDIYLGIEWKQGSEIGDRLISILNNELIPATPEHGKKQIPLDAGIGIKPISKSGSQRLVRRAIKHALQLPKAKQQVTLVHKGNIMKYTEGAFRDWGYELATSEFRHETVTERESWILGNKEKNPNISVEENARMIDPGFDGLTAEKKAQIVKEVETVLNDIWTTHGNGKWKEKIMVNDRIADSIFQQIQTRPDEYSILATMNLNGDYLSDAAAAIVGGLGMGPGANIGDSCAIFEATHGTAPKHAGLDKINPGSVILSAVMMLEFMGWQEAADLIKKGLGTAIANGEVTYDLARMIEPPVKPLKCSEFAEAIIKHFG
- a CDS encoding Uma2 family endonuclease; the protein is MVITPFQLNLNTVDLSDEQFYQLCQKNQDLQFELTSTGELIIMPPVGGESGNREADLITDVNIWNRQTKLGYTFSSSTIFKLPNGAKRSPDAAWIKKERWEALTPEQKRKFPPIVPDFVIELRSATDNLETLHSKMQEYMDAGVKLAWLINPQQQQVEIYRLGKDVELRSLPTELLGEDILPGFSLSLDCY